The sequence ACTCCATTCTAACCGAGGATTTTGGAAATGGCTCTCTTATTTTCGGAGAATCCATTTTACACAATTATATGGACTCAACTATGTCCTCTTAGAAGTATTAGATATGCAGAAAAAAAAAAACAAAAAAAACCTCTTTACAGAGGCTCCTTAACATATGACACCAGGCCTTTGCAGCTCTGATGCCCAGGACAAGCACTGCTGTAACTCTAAGATGTGCATCTGTCTGTCCGGTTATGGTTGCTGTTGCTGCTTGCGATGAATTTCCTATAACAAATCTCCTGCGCTGTCTTCTAAGCCCCCATTCATCAAGTAAATAAGTACTATTTTTATATCGGTGATTTTTGAGAAATTATTATGTATTTTTCGTGAACAAATCATGATTAGTCATCACCGGATTCACAAACACTATGTACATTAAGGAGGGATCATCATGTACGAATAGAAGACCAAAGAAAACGAAAACAGCGTCTATGAATTTATCGAAAACATCGAGCATCCAAGGAAACGGGAAGATGCCTATAAGCTCTTAGAAATCTTTGAAGAAACGACGGGATCCCCGGCGAAGATGTGGGGGACGAGCATCATCGGCTTCGGCTCTTATCACTACGTGTACCCGACCGGTCACGAAGGGGATGCGCCTTATGTCGGTTTCTCGCCGCGCAAGGCCAAGATCAGTCTATATCTCATGCTGAGCGAAGACGATCGAGAGCAGTTGCTTAGTAAATTGGGCAAGCATACCACAGGCAAAGCATGTGTCTACATCAATAAACTGGATGATATCGATCTAGAAGTGTTAAAACAACTCATTCAACGGTCGGTCGCCTACTTACAAGAACTGTATCCTAATGGCTGACGGACCGCCCGCGCCTTAAGGTCATATTCGTGCACACCATCGCCGAGACGACAAGATGAGACGACAGATTCTGTGAACTCATCTAA is a genomic window of Insulibacter thermoxylanivorax containing:
- a CDS encoding DUF1801 domain-containing protein encodes the protein MENIEHPRKREDAYKLLEIFEETTGSPAKMWGTSIIGFGSYHYVYPTGHEGDAPYVGFSPRKAKISLYLMLSEDDREQLLSKLGKHTTGKACVYINKLDDIDLEVLKQLIQRSVAYLQELYPNG